A single Gemmatimonadota bacterium DNA region contains:
- a CDS encoding VOC family protein, whose product MSQNKTIGGGGFHHVAIRAHDFEASVKFYTEAMGFQKKISWGEGKRRAIMLDTGDGNYLEIFANGTDEPKPEGSIIHFALRTSDCDAAIERARAAGAEVTIEPKSLEIPSEPHKTPVRIAFCKGPDGEIIEFFQNELT is encoded by the coding sequence ATGTCGCAAAACAAAACCATTGGGGGTGGGGGCTTTCACCACGTTGCAATTCGCGCCCACGACTTTGAAGCATCCGTAAAATTTTATACTGAAGCGATGGGATTTCAAAAAAAAATCTCCTGGGGTGAAGGCAAAAGACGCGCCATCATGCTCGACACTGGGGATGGGAATTACCTCGAAATTTTCGCCAATGGCACAGATGAACCCAAACCGGAAGGGTCCATCATCCACTTTGCTCTGCGCACCAGCGATTGCGACGCCGCCATTGAACGCGCCAGAGCAGCCGGAGCCGAAGTCACCATAGAACCCAAAAGCCTCGAAATCCCCAGCGAACCCCACAAAACCCCTGTACGCATCGCCTTTTGCAAAGGTCCCGATGGCGAAATCATCGAATTTTTTCAAAACGAAT
- a CDS encoding Gfo/Idh/MocA family oxidoreductase: protein MDRLKIALVGAGRRGAGAHLPVIVQLADVFDFVAICDKDEETAQSLAAEHGVRAYTSVRDLVDNEDIDVADVVVPGVAHHAICCFLAQAGVHQVVETPIAMTRPASDMMIRAARDAGVYLEVAENYYRAPIERLKKKVLVSDVIGEIGRIYRICHEGGYHGMSLLRVLAGGNPRQVIGLSHTTPVIPHIDRMKRHHELERWSLSFLEFDNDVAALMVYSNVIHARSLGRKQAGMDEIDGTAGSIVDGNVYVVPKGELETGAQGVAYEPVRVTETVDGVNVLREIRYELPGGAIAWENPFANYALSEGQVAVADELLSIANAVREDREPDYGAAMGRLDQEMSLAVNASIEADRETIVFPLPDETEVEHNIHRGFEERFLCAWDDVETLVDVFYPRS from the coding sequence ATGGATCGTCTCAAAATTGCACTTGTGGGTGCCGGGCGGCGCGGCGCAGGGGCGCATTTGCCTGTGATTGTGCAGTTGGCAGATGTTTTTGACTTTGTCGCCATTTGCGATAAGGATGAGGAAACAGCCCAGAGTCTGGCAGCAGAACACGGGGTAAGGGCTTATACGAGTGTGCGGGACCTGGTCGATAATGAAGATATCGATGTTGCCGATGTGGTAGTGCCAGGTGTGGCACACCATGCGATTTGCTGTTTTTTGGCGCAAGCAGGTGTGCATCAGGTTGTGGAGACCCCCATTGCTATGACTCGACCGGCATCAGATATGATGATTCGAGCTGCGCGAGATGCGGGCGTTTATCTGGAGGTCGCCGAGAATTATTATCGCGCGCCGATTGAGCGGTTAAAGAAGAAGGTGCTCGTATCAGATGTTATTGGGGAGATTGGACGGATCTATCGGATATGCCACGAGGGTGGGTATCACGGGATGAGTTTGTTGCGCGTGTTGGCCGGTGGCAATCCCAGGCAGGTGATTGGGTTGAGCCATACAACGCCTGTGATTCCGCATATAGATCGCATGAAGCGACATCACGAGTTGGAAAGATGGAGTTTGAGTTTTTTGGAATTCGACAATGATGTGGCTGCGTTGATGGTGTATTCCAATGTGATTCACGCGCGTTCACTCGGGCGCAAGCAAGCGGGTATGGATGAGATTGATGGAACAGCGGGTAGCATTGTGGATGGCAATGTGTATGTTGTGCCAAAGGGCGAATTGGAAACCGGCGCACAGGGTGTGGCTTATGAACCCGTGCGCGTGACGGAAACAGTAGATGGGGTAAATGTGTTGCGCGAGATTCGCTATGAGTTGCCCGGCGGTGCGATTGCGTGGGAGAATCCATTTGCAAACTATGCGCTGAGTGAAGGGCAAGTGGCCGTGGCAGATGAGTTGTTGAGTATTGCCAATGCCGTTCGAGAAGATCGCGAGCCGGATTACGGTGCTGCGATGGGTCGGTTGGATCAGGAGATGAGTCTGGCGGTGAATGCGTCAATTGAGGCCGATCGAGAGACGATTGTGTTCCCGCTGCCCGACGAGACAGAGGTTGAGCACAATATTCATCGCGGATTTGAAGAGCGATTTTTGTGTGCATGGGATGATGTGGAGACTCTGGTGGATGTGTTTTATCCGAGGAGTTAG
- a CDS encoding DUF393 domain-containing protein has translation MEKPIVVYDGECRFCIWSVRRMKKKDKRSQFDYLPRQTQGIEDHFPKLASSDFNTGMRLVVGKEDIYVGADAVYQIYRRLPPFHLFAWLYRVPVLHLVFRAGYALIARYRHLSGRVACDTGTCELSYGERVVEKKEDQTA, from the coding sequence ATGGAAAAACCGATTGTTGTATATGACGGCGAATGTCGTTTTTGTATCTGGAGCGTTCGCCGTATGAAAAAGAAAGACAAACGCAGTCAGTTTGATTATTTGCCCAGGCAGACGCAGGGGATTGAAGACCATTTTCCAAAGCTGGCGTCGTCGGATTTCAATACGGGTATGCGTCTGGTGGTGGGAAAAGAGGATATTTACGTGGGTGCGGATGCCGTGTATCAAATCTATCGCAGGCTACCGCCTTTCCATTTGTTTGCCTGGTTGTACCGCGTGCCGGTTTTGCATCTCGTTTTTCGGGCGGGATATGCGCTGATTGCGCGATATCGCCACCTTTCAGGTCGCGTGGCGTGCGATACGGGGACGTGTGAATTGTCTTATGGGGAGCGCGTAGTAGAGAAAAAAGAAGATCAAACGGCTTGA
- a CDS encoding phytanoyl-CoA dioxygenase family protein has protein sequence MSRRIPLSSPIQSGEPFGEETTREIIDRFHRDGFAHIPGVLEAGEMQALRDRTDALLDDPLLAEEEDLGLHDRRYVQMHGEGDQPFILRNTIALDGIFREMLLREPILSLAEAIVGPNCRFCGQNVLRNQSGVAIERWHVDGAVHFPVSENVPRHDPRIRPPVLWITVQMALSDIERIEHGPTQYVPGSHLSGKDPNSQENPEFEGQGPVSVFCKAGDIYVQDPQCWHRGAPNRSDRTRYLMQSQYAVDWAFRRFGWMNRVPIPEDARVSASDRLLQLLGGRHPEGG, from the coding sequence ATCTCAAGGAGGATTCCATTGTCGAGTCCGATCCAATCCGGCGAGCCTTTCGGAGAAGAGACCACCCGGGAGATCATCGACCGATTCCACAGAGACGGTTTCGCGCATATCCCCGGCGTGCTCGAAGCAGGTGAAATGCAGGCGCTGCGGGACCGAACGGATGCGCTTCTCGACGATCCTTTACTTGCGGAAGAGGAAGATCTCGGCTTGCACGACCGCCGCTACGTGCAAATGCACGGCGAGGGGGATCAACCGTTTATCCTTCGGAACACGATCGCGCTGGACGGGATCTTCAGGGAGATGCTTCTTCGGGAACCGATCTTGAGCCTTGCTGAGGCGATTGTCGGACCCAACTGCCGCTTCTGTGGACAGAATGTGCTGCGAAACCAGTCCGGCGTGGCGATCGAAAGGTGGCACGTGGATGGTGCGGTCCACTTCCCCGTCTCGGAGAACGTGCCCCGTCACGATCCCCGGATTCGGCCGCCAGTGCTCTGGATTACCGTGCAAATGGCGCTGAGCGATATCGAGCGGATCGAACACGGGCCCACACAGTACGTCCCCGGAAGTCACCTTTCGGGCAAGGATCCGAACAGTCAGGAGAATCCAGAGTTCGAGGGGCAAGGTCCCGTATCCGTTTTCTGCAAGGCAGGAGACATCTATGTGCAGGATCCGCAGTGCTGGCACCGGGGGGCGCCGAACAGGTCCGATCGCACGCGGTACCTGATGCAATCTCAGTACGCGGTTGACTGGGCGTTCCGGCGGTTTGGATGGATGAACCGGGTGCCCATTCCCGAAGATGCGCGGGTGTCTGCCAGCGATCGCCTGCTTCAATTGCTCGGCGGCCGCCATCCAGAAGGAGGGTAG
- a CDS encoding mannonate dehydratase has translation MIKVAAWCQDPSDATLRQLTQLGVDCVDALPLPTDDRGVFDLDEALKMKKRVHSWGLQVNRISLPGLSKRFMDEEDGAEEELDVACESVQVLGEAGYPLGRVHFDYSTDPWMIGHYRASHRGGYLARGDSLSLAEGDEPPAIAVREQRWGRVCAAYERLVPVAEAAGVRLMMHPSDPPTQDALFGGLGFHRVIDAFPNPCVGYLYCCGTRAEAGGLPLVLDEIHNYGRKGRLFEVHFRNVRASFATAGAFEEVLLDDGDMNMFKILRELKRVGYDGCLNPDHYPTLEGDGPAGNTHALAYSVGYIKALLAALACE, from the coding sequence ATGATCAAAGTAGCTGCCTGGTGTCAAGACCCGTCCGACGCGACGTTGCGCCAGCTAACCCAGCTGGGCGTCGATTGCGTTGATGCCCTGCCATTGCCGACCGATGACCGTGGCGTTTTCGATCTGGACGAGGCACTGAAAATGAAGAAACGAGTTCATTCCTGGGGTCTGCAGGTGAATCGCATCAGTTTGCCCGGTCTATCGAAGCGGTTCATGGACGAAGAGGATGGGGCTGAGGAGGAGCTCGACGTCGCGTGCGAGTCCGTCCAGGTCCTTGGCGAAGCAGGCTATCCTCTCGGACGGGTGCACTTCGACTATTCCACAGATCCCTGGATGATTGGACACTATCGGGCATCGCACCGCGGTGGTTACCTGGCTCGAGGGGACAGTCTGTCACTCGCAGAGGGGGATGAGCCGCCGGCCATAGCAGTGCGGGAGCAGCGGTGGGGACGCGTCTGTGCGGCTTACGAACGGCTCGTACCCGTCGCGGAAGCCGCAGGCGTCAGACTGATGATGCATCCCTCCGATCCGCCGACGCAAGATGCGCTCTTCGGCGGGCTGGGATTCCACCGGGTGATCGATGCCTTTCCGAACCCGTGTGTCGGTTACCTCTACTGTTGTGGGACACGCGCGGAGGCTGGAGGACTCCCACTCGTCCTGGACGAGATTCACAACTACGGGCGAAAGGGACGTCTCTTCGAGGTCCACTTTCGAAACGTGCGGGCGAGCTTTGCAACTGCCGGTGCGTTCGAAGAGGTCCTGCTCGACGATGGGGACATGAACATGTTCAAGATCCTGCGCGAACTGAAGCGGGTGGGTTACGACGGCTGTCTGAATCCCGATCACTATCCGACGCTTGAAGGAGATGGGCCTGCTGGCAATACCCATGCGCTCGCCTACTCAGTCGGGTATATCAAAGCTTTGTTGGCCGCTCTTGCGTGTGAGTAG